In Trichocoleus desertorum NBK24, the following are encoded in one genomic region:
- a CDS encoding phycobilisome rod-core linker polypeptide has protein sequence MSVKASGGSSVARPQLYQTVPVATISQAEQQDRFLGTTELGELTSYFNSGLKRLEIAETLTQNSEIIVSRAANRIFVGGSPMAFLEKPRETAMATAGGMEVGDVREAMKLGTATYVSSGGGFLEGLRSLFSASGGGPAPANFRPINVARYGPSNMQKSLRDLSWFLRYVTYAIVAGDPNIIAVNTRGLREIIENACSGEATIVALQEMRQAALGYFRKDADGNSVVSQYFDVLINEFKAPSPSDKIRQRESGDLQGLQLPQIYFNAAERRPKFVMKPGLSASEKQEIVKAAYRQVFERDITRAYSLSISDLESKVKNGDISMKEFVRRLGKSPLYRKNFFEPYINSRALELAFRHFLGRGPSSREEVQNYFSIVSKGGLAALVDALVDSQEYSDYFGEETVPYLRGLGQEAQECRNWGPQQDLFNYSAPFRKVPQFLTTFAGYDRPLPDQHPYGSGNDPLEIQFGAIFPKETRNPSASPAPFGKDTRRILINRGPGINNQLSNPAARGVAPGTLGPKVFKLDQLPSFSGKRYNQNASVKFAESSTQKVIRAAYFQVFGRDVYEGQRLKVSEIKLENGEITVREFVRQLAKSDLFRKLYWTSLYVTKAIEYIHRRLLGRPTYGRQETNKYFDICAKKGFYALIDALIDSPEYNEAFGEDTIPYERYVTPGGLALRSVRVGSIGETGAKAQTDETPRFVELGEVKQERTEPDLQFRINQGVNKQREQTKVFKLTTTTDKTALPVLIRAAYRQIFERDINPYVLKNEFSALESKLGNGEINLKEFIEALGGSRLYIKEFYTPYPNTKVIELGTKHFLGRAPKDQAEIRKYNQILASEGIRGFVGAMVNSAEYGQLFGEDTVPYRRFPTLPAANFPNTERLYNQLTKQNDDLVVPSFEPVKSRMDITKMPLMSKSMADLATKARQMDKTQPLFLELGRSFTNGSGQSVEVGVGTSRRKPARIYRMNPGMDQSETANVINAIYCQVLDVFSGQVPAEFRRSELESKLRNSEISVREFVRALASSDIYRRRFYTPYPNTKVIEFLFRHLLGRAPATQAEIRQYNKLLADQGLKAAVEAMIDSPEYARYFGEDVAPYKRFPTLPAGNYLGSIKADADLVKQPWSDLSPSNLGGRSRDV, from the coding sequence ATGAGTGTTAAGGCAAGTGGTGGAAGCTCGGTTGCGCGCCCGCAACTTTATCAAACCGTACCAGTTGCAACAATTTCGCAAGCTGAACAGCAAGACCGCTTTTTAGGCACGACCGAGTTGGGCGAGCTAACGAGCTACTTCAACTCTGGACTCAAACGCCTCGAAATTGCAGAAACGTTAACTCAAAATTCAGAAATCATCGTTTCTCGCGCCGCTAACCGCATTTTCGTGGGTGGTTCACCGATGGCTTTCCTGGAGAAGCCTAGGGAGACCGCGATGGCGACTGCGGGTGGCATGGAAGTTGGTGATGTTCGAGAAGCAATGAAGCTGGGTACTGCAACGTACGTATCCAGTGGCGGTGGTTTCTTAGAGGGATTGCGATCGCTATTTAGCGCTTCTGGTGGTGGCCCAGCCCCAGCAAACTTTAGGCCCATCAACGTCGCCCGTTATGGTCCTAGCAACATGCAAAAGTCTCTCAGAGACTTGAGCTGGTTTCTACGCTACGTGACCTACGCGATCGTCGCAGGCGATCCCAATATCATTGCAGTCAACACCCGTGGCTTGCGAGAAATCATTGAGAACGCTTGCTCTGGTGAAGCCACCATTGTGGCGTTGCAAGAAATGCGCCAAGCAGCCTTAGGTTACTTCCGCAAAGATGCAGACGGAAATAGCGTTGTCAGCCAATACTTCGATGTCTTAATCAACGAATTTAAGGCTCCTAGTCCCTCTGACAAGATCCGTCAACGCGAATCTGGTGATTTGCAAGGTCTACAGCTACCTCAGATTTACTTCAATGCTGCCGAGCGTAGACCCAAATTCGTAATGAAACCGGGTCTTTCTGCCTCTGAGAAGCAAGAAATTGTCAAAGCAGCTTATCGGCAAGTTTTCGAGCGTGACATTACCCGCGCTTATTCGTTGTCTATTTCTGACCTAGAGTCCAAGGTCAAGAATGGCGATATTTCCATGAAGGAATTTGTTCGCCGTTTAGGTAAATCACCTCTATATCGCAAAAACTTTTTTGAACCCTATATCAACAGCCGTGCTCTAGAACTGGCTTTCCGTCACTTCTTGGGTCGGGGTCCGAGCAGCCGAGAAGAAGTACAGAATTACTTCTCTATCGTTTCTAAAGGTGGTCTAGCAGCTCTTGTAGACGCCTTAGTAGACTCTCAGGAATACTCTGACTACTTTGGGGAAGAAACCGTACCCTACCTGCGTGGTTTAGGTCAAGAAGCTCAAGAGTGTCGCAATTGGGGACCTCAGCAAGACCTGTTTAACTACAGCGCTCCTTTCCGCAAGGTGCCTCAGTTCCTCACTACCTTTGCTGGGTACGATCGCCCGCTACCTGACCAACATCCCTATGGCTCTGGCAACGATCCGCTGGAAATCCAATTCGGTGCCATTTTCCCGAAAGAGACTCGCAATCCCAGCGCTAGCCCTGCTCCTTTCGGCAAAGATACTCGCCGGATTCTGATCAACCGGGGTCCCGGAATCAACAACCAACTCAGCAACCCAGCTGCACGAGGTGTTGCACCTGGAACCCTAGGACCTAAGGTATTCAAGCTGGATCAACTGCCCAGCTTTAGTGGCAAGCGTTATAACCAAAACGCCAGCGTCAAGTTTGCCGAAAGCTCCACCCAGAAAGTAATTCGGGCAGCTTACTTTCAGGTGTTTGGTCGCGATGTGTACGAAGGCCAGCGCCTCAAAGTCTCGGAAATCAAGCTAGAAAACGGCGAGATTACAGTCCGGGAATTTGTCCGTCAGTTGGCAAAGTCGGATCTCTTCCGTAAGCTTTACTGGACTTCTCTCTACGTCACCAAGGCGATCGAGTACATCCATCGCCGCTTGCTAGGTCGTCCTACTTACGGTCGTCAAGAAACCAATAAGTATTTCGACATCTGTGCTAAGAAGGGCTTCTATGCTCTGATCGATGCTCTGATCGACAGCCCAGAGTACAACGAAGCTTTTGGGGAAGACACGATTCCTTATGAGCGTTATGTCACCCCTGGTGGCTTAGCTCTCCGGTCCGTGCGGGTTGGCAGCATTGGCGAAACTGGCGCGAAAGCCCAGACTGATGAAACCCCAAGATTTGTAGAACTGGGTGAAGTTAAGCAAGAACGAACCGAGCCTGATCTACAATTCCGCATTAACCAAGGGGTCAACAAGCAACGCGAACAGACGAAAGTCTTTAAGCTAACCACTACCACCGATAAAACAGCTCTACCCGTTCTGATTCGTGCGGCTTATCGCCAAATCTTCGAGCGTGACATCAATCCGTACGTTCTAAAGAACGAATTCAGCGCTCTAGAAAGTAAGCTCGGTAACGGCGAGATCAACCTCAAGGAATTTATTGAAGCCTTGGGTGGTTCCAGACTTTACATCAAAGAGTTCTACACTCCCTACCCCAACACCAAGGTCATTGAGTTAGGAACCAAGCATTTCTTGGGCCGCGCTCCTAAAGACCAAGCCGAAATTCGCAAGTATAACCAGATCTTGGCGTCTGAAGGCATCCGGGGCTTTGTTGGGGCTATGGTCAACAGTGCTGAGTATGGACAGCTCTTTGGTGAAGACACGGTGCCCTATCGCCGCTTCCCCACCTTGCCTGCGGCCAACTTCCCCAACACTGAAAGGCTCTACAACCAACTCACCAAGCAAAACGATGACTTGGTTGTACCCAGCTTTGAGCCAGTCAAGTCTCGCATGGACATCACCAAGATGCCATTGATGTCTAAGAGCATGGCTGATTTGGCTACCAAAGCTCGTCAGATGGACAAAACGCAGCCTCTCTTCCTAGAGTTGGGTCGCTCCTTTACCAATGGATCGGGTCAATCTGTGGAAGTAGGTGTGGGTACTTCTCGCCGCAAACCTGCCCGGATTTATCGCATGAATCCCGGCATGGATCAGTCGGAAACAGCCAACGTAATTAATGCCATCTACTGCCAAGTATTGGATGTATTCAGCGGCCAAGTTCCGGCAGAATTCCGTCGTTCTGAGTTGGAGAGCAAACTGCGGAACAGCGAAATCTCAGTGCGGGAGTTTGTGCGGGCTTTAGCTAGCTCCGACATCTACCGTCGCCGCTTCTACACGCCTTATCCCAACACTAAGGTGATTGAGTTCCTCTTCCGTCACCTCTTGGGCCGTGCTCCAGCGACTCAGGCAGAGATTCGTCAGTACAACAAGCTGTTGGCTGACCAAGGTCTCAAGGCTGCGGTAGAAGCAATGATAGATAGCCCAGAATACGCTCGTTACTTCGGTGAAGACGTAGCGCCCTATAAGCGCTTCCCCACCCTTCCCGCTGGTAACTACTTGGGTAGCATTAAGGCGGATGCTGACCTAGTGAAGCAGCCCTGGTCTGATCTGTCTCCGTCGAACCTAGGTGGTCGTTCTCGCGACGTCTAG
- a CDS encoding F0F1 ATP synthase subunit B', which produces MMHWTILLAAETTKQGGLFDLDATLPLMALQFLVLAAVLNAIFYKPLSNAIDSRNEYIRTNQAEAKERLAKAEHLAKQYEQELGEARRKAQAIIAEAQADAQKIAAQKIAAAQQEAQAQREQAQKELDQQKQVAMQSLEQQVDALSRQILEKLLGPQLVK; this is translated from the coding sequence ATGATGCATTGGACAATTTTACTAGCTGCGGAAACTACTAAACAGGGCGGGTTATTCGATCTCGATGCCACGCTGCCGTTGATGGCGTTGCAGTTTCTGGTTCTAGCAGCCGTCTTAAACGCGATTTTTTACAAGCCTCTGAGTAACGCGATCGATAGTCGGAACGAGTACATTCGCACCAACCAAGCGGAGGCCAAAGAGCGCTTGGCTAAAGCGGAGCACCTCGCCAAGCAGTATGAGCAAGAGCTAGGGGAAGCCCGTCGGAAGGCTCAAGCGATTATTGCTGAGGCTCAAGCCGATGCTCAAAAAATTGCAGCTCAGAAGATCGCAGCAGCACAACAAGAAGCCCAAGCTCAACGAGAACAAGCTCAGAAAGAGCTGGATCAGCAAAAGCAAGTAGCAATGCAATCGTTAGAGCAGCAGGTTGATGCTCTCAGCCGCCAGATTTTAGAAAAACTACTTGGCCCTCAGTTGGTTAAGTAG
- the atpB gene encoding F0F1 ATP synthase subunit A → MLYFDAFNSFRLAELEVGRHLYWHLGNLKLHGQVFITSWFVIGLLVLVSLAASRNIQRVPSGLQNLMEYALEYIRDIAKTQIGEKEYRRWVPFVGTLFLFIFLSNWSGALVPWKLIKLSEGELGAPTADINTTVAFALLTSLAYFYAGLSKKGLGYFAHYVEPVPIMLPFKILEDFTRPLSLSFRLFGNILADELVVGVLVLLVPLFVPLPVMVLGLFTSAIQALIFATLAAAYIGEAVEEHGHGGEEHGGHA, encoded by the coding sequence ATGCTGTATTTTGATGCCTTTAACTCCTTCCGCCTAGCTGAGTTGGAAGTAGGACGACATCTTTACTGGCACCTTGGCAACCTCAAGTTGCACGGGCAGGTATTTATTACCTCCTGGTTTGTGATTGGACTTCTCGTTCTGGTTTCCTTGGCAGCTAGCCGTAATATCCAGAGAGTGCCCTCAGGACTGCAAAACCTGATGGAATACGCTTTGGAATATATTCGCGACATTGCCAAGACTCAGATTGGCGAGAAAGAATATCGCCGCTGGGTGCCGTTTGTTGGCACATTATTTCTCTTTATCTTCCTGTCAAACTGGTCGGGTGCACTTGTTCCTTGGAAGCTGATTAAGCTATCAGAGGGTGAGCTAGGCGCACCGACGGCTGACATCAACACCACAGTGGCATTTGCCTTGCTGACCTCCTTGGCGTATTTCTACGCAGGGCTAAGCAAGAAGGGCTTGGGTTACTTTGCTCACTATGTTGAGCCAGTACCCATCATGTTGCCTTTCAAGATTTTGGAAGATTTCACCAGGCCGCTCTCCCTAAGCTTCCGTCTCTTTGGCAACATTCTGGCTGATGAACTAGTTGTAGGAGTTCTCGTACTCTTAGTTCCTCTGTTCGTGCCGTTGCCAGTGATGGTGCTGGGTTTGTTTACCAGTGCGATTCAGGCGTTGATCTTTGCAACCCTAGCCGCCGCTTACATCGGTGAAGCTGTGGAAGAGCATGGGCATGGTGGTGAAGAGCATGGGGGACACGCTTAA
- a CDS encoding 2Fe-2S iron-sulfur cluster-binding protein, translated as MSQIYKVQIQHQGNTHVLEVPADRTVLEVATEAGVELPSSCNAGVCTTCAAQITEGKVEQGDGMGISQELQQQGYALLCVAYPRSDLKIETEKEDVVYHLQFGQFQERK; from the coding sequence ATGTCCCAAATCTACAAAGTTCAAATTCAGCACCAGGGCAACACCCATGTCTTAGAAGTGCCAGCCGATCGCACTGTCTTAGAGGTAGCGACAGAAGCGGGGGTAGAACTGCCCAGTTCTTGTAACGCTGGAGTCTGCACTACTTGTGCAGCACAGATTACCGAAGGTAAAGTGGAGCAGGGTGATGGCATGGGGATTAGTCAAGAGTTACAGCAACAAGGTTATGCACTTTTATGTGTGGCTTATCCTCGCTCTGACCTCAAGATTGAAACTGAAAAAGAAGACGTTGTATACCATCTGCAATTTGGACAATTTCAAGAGCGCAAATAA
- the atpA gene encoding F0F1 ATP synthase subunit alpha — protein MVSIRPDEISNIIRQQIEQYDQEVKVSNVGTVLQVGDGIARIYGLEQVMSSELLEFQDGSVGIAFNLEEDNVGAVLMSNGRDIQEGSSVTSTGKIAQIPVGEAMIGRVVDALARPLDGKGDIQTSETRLLESPAPGIIERKSVYEPMQTGITAIDAMIPIGRGQRELIIGDRQTGKTAVALDTILNQKGEDVICVYVAIGQKASTVANVVNVLRERGALDYTIVVAANANDPATLQWLAPYTGATLAEYFMYKGKATLVVYDDLSKHAQAYRQMSLLLRRPPGREAYPGDVFYLHSRLLERAAKLSPELGEGSMTALPIIETQAGDVSAYIPTNVISITDGQIFLSSDLFNAGLRPAVNAGISVSRVGSAAQIKAMKQVAGKVKLELAQFADLEAFSQFASDLDKATQDQLARGQRLRELLKQPQNSPIPVNEQVAIIYAGINGHLDDVPVDKVTSYVKSLRDYLKTSKPQYAEIIRNQKTLNAEAEQLLKEAIAESKQAFMATA, from the coding sequence ATGGTAAGCATCAGACCTGACGAAATTAGCAATATTATTCGGCAGCAGATTGAGCAGTACGACCAAGAAGTTAAAGTCTCTAACGTTGGTACAGTACTGCAAGTGGGAGACGGCATTGCCCGGATCTACGGTCTAGAGCAGGTAATGTCAAGCGAGTTGCTAGAGTTCCAAGACGGTAGCGTCGGTATCGCGTTTAACTTAGAAGAAGATAACGTCGGTGCCGTGCTGATGAGTAACGGTCGCGACATTCAAGAAGGTAGTTCTGTTACTTCCACGGGCAAAATTGCGCAGATTCCAGTGGGTGAAGCCATGATTGGTCGGGTAGTCGATGCTCTGGCTCGCCCCCTCGATGGTAAGGGTGATATCCAAACTAGCGAAACTCGTTTGCTAGAGTCACCTGCACCAGGCATCATTGAGCGGAAATCTGTGTATGAGCCCATGCAAACTGGGATTACTGCGATCGATGCGATGATTCCCATCGGTCGAGGCCAGCGGGAGTTGATCATTGGTGACCGCCAAACCGGTAAGACTGCGGTTGCTCTCGACACCATCCTGAACCAGAAAGGCGAAGACGTAATCTGCGTTTATGTCGCGATCGGTCAAAAAGCTTCTACCGTCGCCAACGTAGTCAACGTGTTGCGTGAGCGTGGTGCTCTAGACTACACCATCGTGGTTGCTGCAAACGCAAACGACCCCGCTACCCTCCAGTGGTTGGCTCCTTACACTGGAGCGACCTTGGCTGAGTACTTTATGTACAAGGGCAAAGCAACCTTGGTGGTCTACGATGACTTATCCAAGCATGCTCAAGCGTATCGCCAAATGTCCTTGCTGCTGCGTCGCCCACCCGGACGGGAAGCTTACCCCGGAGACGTATTCTATTTACACTCCCGCTTGCTAGAGCGTGCAGCTAAGCTTAGCCCTGAGTTGGGTGAAGGCAGCATGACGGCGCTGCCCATTATTGAAACTCAAGCAGGTGACGTCTCTGCGTACATTCCTACCAACGTAATTTCGATTACAGATGGTCAGATCTTCTTGTCTTCTGACTTGTTCAACGCGGGCTTGCGTCCAGCAGTAAACGCGGGTATTTCAGTATCCCGTGTGGGTTCTGCGGCCCAAATCAAGGCTATGAAGCAAGTGGCTGGTAAGGTGAAGCTGGAACTAGCTCAGTTTGCTGACTTGGAAGCGTTTTCTCAGTTTGCGTCAGACTTGGACAAAGCGACTCAAGATCAGTTGGCTAGAGGGCAGCGTCTGCGCGAACTGTTGAAGCAGCCCCAAAACTCTCCCATTCCTGTGAATGAGCAAGTGGCTATTATTTACGCCGGGATCAATGGTCATCTAGATGATGTCCCTGTTGATAAAGTGACCAGCTACGTGAAGAGCCTGCGGGATTACCTGAAAACCAGCAAGCCTCAGTATGCTGAAATCATTCGGAACCAAAAGACGCTGAACGCTGAAGCGGAGCAACTGCTGAAGGAAGCGATCGCTGAATCGAAGCAAGCGTTCATGGCTACTGCGTAG
- a CDS encoding ATP synthase subunit I produces the protein MSDPTLEPTPVSGDLQPSDSPATEPNTSMQEYYRLQQELLVITLITTAVIFGFVCFFYSLNIALNYLIGACTGVVYLRMLAKNVEQLGNSKKRVGNTRLALFIGLIVIATQLNQLQLIPIFLGFLTYKVALLVYVLRITFIPDPK, from the coding sequence TTGTCAGACCCAACACTGGAACCAACACCTGTAAGCGGAGATTTGCAACCTAGCGATTCTCCAGCGACAGAACCTAACACCTCCATGCAGGAGTACTATCGGCTACAGCAAGAACTGCTAGTCATAACACTGATTACAACGGCTGTGATCTTTGGTTTTGTCTGTTTTTTTTATTCTCTGAACATTGCCCTCAACTATTTGATTGGGGCGTGCACAGGTGTGGTTTACTTAAGAATGTTGGCTAAAAACGTTGAGCAGCTAGGCAATAGCAAGAAGCGTGTGGGCAACACCCGGCTCGCTCTTTTTATTGGGTTGATTGTAATAGCAACTCAGCTAAATCAACTGCAACTTATCCCAATTTTCTTGGGATTTCTGACCTATAAAGTGGCGCTCCTCGTTTACGTGTTGCGAATTACATTCATCCCTGACCCCAAGTAG
- a CDS encoding class I SAM-dependent methyltransferase, protein MSDSQTVSAAVAKLYDTYPFPPEPLLDEPPPGYNWRWNWVAAYNFCTGQKPQKQNVRILDAGCGSGVGTEYLVHLNPQAQVVGIDLSAGTLAVAKERCQRSGADRVEFHHLSIYDVAQVPGEFDLINCVGVLHHLPDPIRGIQALAPKLAPGGLMHIFVYAELGRWEIQLMQKAIALLQGDHRGDYKDGVQVGRQIFAALPENNRLVKREQERWSLENQKDECFADMYVHPQEVDYNIETLFELIDASGLEFLGFSNPRQWQLERLLSKAPELVERAKGLSDREKYRLIELLDPESVTHYEFFLARPPLAQANWSEDAALLAAIPERSPCMDGWPSQCLFNYDYQITNLSAAEFEFIQACDVNTSQQRTVQEILTELPLEVSQVLEVSQVRSLVDQQLILLTPGHP, encoded by the coding sequence ATGTCAGATTCTCAAACAGTTAGTGCTGCGGTTGCCAAACTCTACGACACCTACCCCTTTCCCCCAGAACCCCTACTAGATGAACCTCCTCCGGGCTACAACTGGCGTTGGAATTGGGTAGCAGCCTACAACTTTTGTACCGGGCAAAAACCTCAAAAGCAAAATGTGCGGATTTTGGACGCAGGCTGTGGCTCTGGCGTGGGCACCGAATATTTAGTGCATTTGAATCCGCAAGCTCAAGTGGTTGGGATTGACCTGAGTGCTGGGACGCTCGCAGTTGCCAAAGAACGATGTCAGCGCTCCGGAGCCGATCGCGTGGAGTTTCATCACCTCAGCATCTATGACGTGGCTCAAGTTCCGGGAGAATTTGACCTAATTAACTGTGTGGGGGTGCTGCATCATTTACCTGACCCCATTCGCGGCATTCAAGCCTTGGCTCCTAAGCTAGCTCCGGGCGGCTTGATGCATATTTTTGTCTACGCAGAGCTAGGACGCTGGGAAATTCAACTGATGCAAAAAGCGATCGCGCTGCTACAGGGCGATCACCGGGGTGACTACAAAGATGGAGTCCAAGTCGGACGGCAAATTTTTGCGGCACTCCCCGAAAACAATCGGCTGGTGAAGCGAGAACAAGAGCGCTGGTCTTTAGAGAACCAAAAAGATGAGTGCTTTGCGGATATGTACGTGCATCCGCAAGAGGTGGACTACAACATCGAAACTTTGTTTGAGCTAATTGATGCTTCTGGGCTGGAGTTTTTGGGTTTCTCAAATCCTCGGCAGTGGCAACTGGAGCGATTACTCAGCAAAGCACCGGAACTGGTTGAACGCGCTAAAGGACTGAGCGATCGCGAGAAATATCGCCTGATCGAACTGCTCGATCCTGAATCAGTCACCCACTACGAATTTTTCTTGGCGCGTCCGCCCCTTGCCCAAGCAAACTGGTCAGAAGATGCCGCTCTACTAGCAGCCATTCCAGAACGTAGCCCCTGTATGGATGGCTGGCCCAGCCAATGCTTGTTTAACTACGACTATCAAATTACAAATTTATCGGCAGCAGAGTTTGAATTTATTCAAGCTTGCGATGTCAATACAAGCCAGCAGCGCACTGTTCAAGAGATTTTGACCGAGCTACCATTAGAAGTGAGCCAAGTGCTAGAAGTGAGCCAAGTGCGATCGCTAGTTGACCAGCAATTGATTTTGCTCACTCCAGGTCACCCATAG
- a CDS encoding F0F1 ATP synthase subunit gamma produces MANLKIIRDRIQSVKNTKKITEAMRLVAAAKVRRAQEQVIATRPFADRLAQVLYGLQTRLRFEDVDLPLLRKREVRTVGLLVISGDRGLCGAYNSNVIRRAENRAKELKAEGLDYKFIMVGRKSFQYFQRRDQPISANYTGLEQVPTAQEASEIADEILSLFLSESVDRIELVYTRFVSLISSRPVIQTLLPLDPQGLETPDDEIFRLTTRGGQFQVERSKVSSEVKALPRDMIFEQDPVQILEALLPLYLNNQLLRALQESAASELAARMTAMNNASENASELISGLTLSYNKARQAAITQEILEVVGGAEALG; encoded by the coding sequence ATGGCAAATCTCAAAATCATTCGCGATCGCATCCAGTCGGTCAAGAATACCAAAAAAATTACAGAAGCAATGCGCCTTGTGGCTGCGGCCAAAGTGCGTCGGGCTCAAGAGCAAGTGATTGCAACCCGCCCCTTTGCGGATCGTCTGGCACAGGTACTGTATGGACTCCAAACTCGCCTACGGTTTGAGGATGTAGACCTGCCTTTGTTGAGGAAGCGGGAAGTTCGGACTGTCGGTCTGTTGGTAATTTCTGGCGATCGCGGTCTCTGCGGCGCTTATAACTCCAACGTCATCCGGCGAGCTGAAAATCGGGCCAAAGAGCTGAAAGCAGAAGGCTTGGATTACAAGTTCATCATGGTTGGCCGCAAATCCTTCCAGTACTTTCAGCGTCGAGATCAACCGATCAGCGCTAACTATACAGGTTTAGAGCAAGTCCCAACGGCTCAAGAGGCCTCCGAAATTGCAGACGAAATCCTGTCACTATTTTTGTCAGAAAGCGTCGATCGCATTGAGCTGGTTTACACCCGCTTTGTGTCCCTGATCAGCTCTCGGCCTGTAATTCAGACGCTGTTACCTCTTGATCCTCAAGGTTTAGAGACACCCGATGATGAAATCTTTCGGTTGACCACTCGCGGTGGACAGTTCCAGGTAGAGCGCTCCAAGGTTAGCTCTGAAGTCAAAGCGCTACCTCGCGACATGATCTTCGAGCAAGACCCAGTGCAGATTCTGGAAGCACTATTGCCGCTGTATCTGAATAATCAGTTGCTGCGGGCCTTGCAAGAATCGGCTGCGAGTGAGTTGGCAGCTCGAATGACTGCCATGAACAACGCCAGTGAGAACGCCAGTGAGCTAATTAGTGGCTTGACTTTGTCCTACAACAAAGCGCGTCAGGCAGCCATCACTCAGGAGATTCTAGAAGTGGTAGGTGGAGCCGAAGCTCTCGGTTAA
- the atpE gene encoding ATP synthase F0 subunit C: MDPLVSAASVLAAALAVGLAAIGPGIGQGNAAGQAVEGIARQPEAEGKIRGTLLLSLAFMEALTIYGLVVALVLLFANPFA; the protein is encoded by the coding sequence ATGGATCCATTAGTTTCTGCTGCTTCTGTTTTGGCTGCTGCTCTAGCTGTTGGTCTAGCTGCAATTGGCCCTGGTATCGGTCAAGGTAATGCTGCAGGTCAGGCAGTAGAAGGGATTGCTCGTCAGCCCGAAGCAGAAGGCAAGATTCGCGGTACTCTCCTGCTCAGCTTGGCGTTCATGGAAGCGCTCACCATCTACGGTCTGGTAGTTGCTCTCGTTCTATTGTTCGCTAACCCCTTTGCTTAA
- the atpH gene encoding ATP synthase F1 subunit delta, protein MRDSIVVGQIVEPYAQALMSVAQSNNIVDRVGEDVGALLDLLNSSEDLRNFLANPLTKADVKKSVLQQVTGEQLHPYTRNFLSLLVDRGRILFIEGICKQYQALLRKQNQTVLAEVISTVELNEEQQQAVREKVTAMTNARQVDLATKIDPDLIGGVIIKVGSQVVDASIRGQLRRISLRLSSAA, encoded by the coding sequence ATGAGAGACAGCATTGTAGTGGGTCAAATCGTTGAGCCCTATGCTCAGGCTCTAATGTCAGTTGCCCAATCCAACAACATAGTGGATCGCGTGGGCGAGGATGTTGGCGCTTTACTAGATCTTCTCAACAGCTCAGAAGATTTGCGTAATTTTCTAGCAAATCCTCTAACCAAAGCTGACGTCAAAAAGTCAGTGCTACAGCAGGTTACTGGCGAGCAATTGCATCCCTACACCCGCAACTTCTTGAGCCTGTTGGTTGACCGAGGTCGCATTCTGTTTATTGAAGGCATTTGTAAGCAGTACCAAGCGTTGTTGCGCAAGCAAAACCAAACCGTTCTGGCTGAAGTGATTTCTACTGTAGAACTCAATGAAGAGCAGCAGCAAGCTGTCCGAGAGAAAGTGACAGCAATGACCAACGCTCGCCAAGTGGATCTTGCAACCAAAATTGATCCAGATCTAATTGGTGGCGTCATCATCAAGGTGGGTTCACAAGTTGTTGATGCAAGTATCCGGGGTCAGCTAAGACGTATCTCTCTGCGTTTGAGTAGTGCCGCTTAG
- a CDS encoding F0F1 ATP synthase subunit B — MGTFLLLATAGSATASELAEAAEEGGFGLNFDILETNLINLAIIIFVLVYFGRKFLGGILTERRSAIETAIRDAEKRQREAAAALAGQQQKLAQAQAEAERIRADAGTNAQTAKDEILAQAAKDVERMKATAAQETNTEQERAIAELRQRVAALAVQRVESQIGNYLNDGAQQQLIDRSITLLGGNS; from the coding sequence ATGGGGACTTTTTTATTACTAGCAACGGCAGGTAGTGCAACTGCCTCCGAATTGGCAGAAGCCGCTGAGGAAGGTGGGTTTGGTTTAAATTTCGATATTTTAGAAACCAACCTGATCAACCTCGCCATCATTATTTTTGTGCTGGTCTATTTCGGGCGAAAGTTCTTGGGCGGTATCCTGACAGAGCGTCGCTCGGCAATTGAAACAGCGATTCGGGATGCGGAGAAACGTCAGCGCGAGGCTGCCGCCGCTCTAGCAGGACAACAGCAAAAACTAGCTCAAGCGCAAGCTGAGGCAGAGCGCATTCGGGCTGATGCGGGAACCAATGCTCAAACTGCTAAGGACGAAATTCTGGCTCAGGCAGCAAAAGACGTGGAGCGGATGAAGGCAACTGCCGCTCAAGAAACTAATACTGAGCAAGAACGGGCGATCGCAGAACTGCGTCAACGTGTTGCAGCCCTGGCAGTGCAGAGGGTTGAATCTCAGATTGGTAACTACTTGAACGACGGTGCCCAACAGCAGTTGATTGATCGCAGCATTACGCTGTTAGGAGGCAACTCATGA